A stretch of the Ananas comosus cultivar F153 linkage group 14, ASM154086v1, whole genome shotgun sequence genome encodes the following:
- the LOC109719892 gene encoding neurofilament heavy polypeptide-like, whose protein sequence is MPEPSAASDTSSSQCTQAAVNSLSAVLGPLPDPHLPFSNDPASALLRDPVVSAAVSRRLRLPSSGAGDDHLCRWLYDTFHSAVPALRLAVLSFLPTLAGAYLSRSSSSSSSSSSHSPSGPRHPLAGFEAVLLALYAHETVRRGGEPETVTLPSLAAPSVYHEVKPPSKKAAAEAGELSSSSSATCPAVVSPALEPHGTVRSTRRARIVGVTLELYYSNISQMPNFSKLEFCEFCIAWSGQGAIFKAQKQGSSPSASASQKSDFEGEVEGKRIPLPWELFQPMLRIVGHCLLGPGDSTELRTAAYKAAQCLHARAAQEIDSPAAVLASRSLIRLGKIAAAETEAAAEEATTEVKTAAPEAKEPATEAATETKTAAPEAKEPATEAATETKTAAPEAKEPATEAATEAKTAALEAEEPATEAKSAAPEAKEPAMEAATEAKTTVPEAKDPAIEAKTAAPEAKEPATEAATEAKTIVPEAKDPAIEAKTAAPEAKEAATEEATEAATEVKTTAPEAKDPATEAKTAVPEANELATEAKESAVEAKDSAAAEAKGSDVAEAKESDAAEANRRECSELESTEADTQSP, encoded by the coding sequence ATGCCGgaaccctccgccgcctccgacaCCTCCTCCTCCCAATGCACCCAAGCGGCCGTCAACTCCCTCTCCGCCGTCCTCGGCCCCCTCCCCGACCCCCACCTCCCGTTCTCCAACGACCCCGCCTCCGCCCTCCTCCGCGACCCCGTCGTATCTGCAGCCGTctcccgccgcctccgcctcccctCGTCAGGCGCCGGTGACGACCACCTCTGCCGCTGGCTCTACGACACCTTCCACTCCGCCGTCCCGGCcctccgcctcgccgtcctcagcttcctccccACCCTCGCCGGCGCCTACCTctcccgctcctcctcctcctcctcctcctcctcctcccactccCCCTCTGGACCTCGCCACCCCCTCGCAGGCTTCGAGGCCGTCCTCCTCGCCCTCTACGCCCACGAGACTGTCCGCCGCGGCGGCGAGCCCGAGACCGTGACCCTCCCCTCCCTCGCCGCCCCTAGCGTCTACCACGAGGTGAAGCCGCCGTCCAAGAAGGCTGCAGCTGAAGCCGGCGAGCTCAGTTCCTCCTCATCCGCCACCTGCCCCGCTGTCGTCTCCCCTGCTCTGGAGCCCCACGGCACCGTCCGATCCACGAGGCGAGCCCGCATAGTCGGGGTCACGCTGGAGCTCTACTACAGCAACATCTCCCAAATGCCCAACTTCTCCAAGCTCGAATTTTGCGAGTTTTGCATTGCGTGGAGTGGCCAAGGTGCGATTTTTAAGGCCCAGAAACAGGGGAGCTCCccctctgcttctgcttctcaaAAAAGCGATTTTGAAGGAGAGGTGGAGGGGAAGAGGATTCCGTTGCCGTGGGAGCTGTTCCAGCCGATGCTGAGGATCGTGGGGCATTGCCTTTTGGGCCCCGGAGATTCGACGGAGCTGAGGACCGCGGCGTACAAGGCGGCGCAATGCCTCCACGCGAGGGCGGCGCAGGAGATTGACTCCCCGGCAGCGGTCTTGGCGAGTAGGAGCCTCATCAGGTTGGGGAAGAtcgcggcggcggagacggaGGCGGCTGCAGAGGAGGCCACGACAGAGGTGAAGACAGCCGCGCCGGAGGCGAAGGAGCCGGCAACGGAGGCCGCAACAGAGACGAAGACAGCCGCGCCGGAGGCGAAGGAGCCGGCAACGGAGGCCGCAACAGAGACGAAGACAGCCGCGCCGGAGGCGAAAGAACCGGCAACGGAGGCCGCAACAGAGGCGAAGACAGCCGCgctggaggcggaggagccggcaaCAGAGGCGAAGTCAGCCGCGCCAGAGGCAAAGGAGCCGGCAATGGAGGCCGCAACAGAGGCGAAGACAACCGTGCCGGAGGCGAAGGATCCGGCAATAGAGGCGAAGACAGCCGCACCGGAGGCGAAGGAGCCGGCAACAGAGGCCGCAACAGAGGCGAAGACAATCGTGCCGGAGGCGAAGGATCCGGCAATAGAGGCGAAGACAGCCGCACCGGAGGCGAAGGAGGCGGCAACGGAGGAGGCAACGGAGGCGGCAACAGAGGTGAAGACAACGGCGCCGGAGGCGAAGGATCCAGCAACAGAGGCAAAGACAGCCGTGCCGGAGGCGAATGAGCTGGCAACGGAGGCAAAGGAGTCAGCCGTGGAGGCAAAGGATTCTGCGGCGGCAGAGGCAAAGGGGTCTGATGTGGCGGAGGCGAAGGAGTCTGATGCGGCGGAGGCGAACCGCAGGGAATGCTCTGAATTGGAGAGTACGGAGGCAGATACTCAATCtccttaa